Genomic DNA from Halorussus rarus:
CCGGTTCGAGCGCAAGATGAATGTTTTGGCCGACGGGGTGCGTCGACTGCCGCGACCAGATCTCCGATACAGCACACAGAGAACGGGAATCAAACGGCCTGATACCGGTGTTCCGCTCGGCCGAAACGGGACCGTCTCGGCCGCTAGGCCATTCGGGACCGCCGTAGGCCAACGTTTAAATACGAAACCGGGACGAACTCGCCACGGACGCTCCGCGCGGTCGCCCGGCGCCGGGGCCGGGGACCGCCAGTCCGGCTACCCCGAGAGGGCTGCGCCAGAACACCGTAAACGGGGAGCAACCGCCGAACCGAACCTATCGCCCGTCGATTCGCGTCCCCGGATTTTCGCCCGCGAGGAACGCTTCGAGGTCGGCGGGCCCGAAGACGGTCGCGGGCGCGCCGAGCGACAGCAGCGCCCGGACCTTTCCGGCCATCCCGCCGGTCACGTCGGTCGCGTCGCTCCCGCCGAGGTACTCGGCCACCTCGTCGAACGACCGGATCTCCGGAATCACGTCCTCGTCGTCGTCGAGTACCCCTGGGACCGTCGAGCAGAACCCCACGCGGTCGGCGTCGATGCCGTCGGCGACGGCCGTGACAACCTCGTCGCCGCTGAGGATGGTCACGCCCTCGCTTTCGTGGGCCACCACGTCGCCGTGGAGCACCGGGACGAACCCCTCGCCGAGCATCGTCTCGACCTGTTCGGTCGTGAGCGTCAGGTTCGCGTCGCGGTCCCGGCGGGCCGCCGAGAAGGGGTGGACCGGCACCGCTGGGACGTCGCGGTCGTGGAGGCGCGCGAGTACGAAGTCGTTGAGCGTCTTCATCGCGCCGTGAATCTCGACCGCCGCCGCGGCGTCGTCCGAGCCGTCGGTCTTCGAGACGCCGTGCTCGCTGGCGCGGTGGTGGCCGAAGCTCCCGCCGCCGTGGACGACGACGAGCTCCGAGATGTCACCCCCGGCGAGCGCGTCGGCGACGGCGTCGGCGGCCCGGTCGAGCGCCGGCCCGTCCAGCGCCTCGGCGCGGTCCTTGTCGGTGATGACGCTCCCGCCGAGCTTGAGGACGGTGGTCTCGCTCATCTACTCGGCCTCCACGCGCACGCCGTCGGTGTCGAGCCCGGCACGGAACGCGGTCTCGCATCCCTGGGTGTACTCCAGCGCGGTCTCGGTCGCGTCGGTCGGGTCGAGCGCGACGATGCAGCCGCCGCCGCCCGCGCCGGTGAGCTTGGCGCCGAGCGCACCCGCGTCGCGGGCCGCCCAGACCATCTGGTCCAGCGACCGCGAGGAGACGCCGAGGGCTTCGAGCAGCCCGTGGTTGAAGTTCATGAGTTCGCCGAGTCCGGCCAGGTCCCCCTCGGCGAGCACCTCCTCGCCGTAGCGGACGATGTCGCCGATGCTCTCGACGGTGTCGGCCGCGAAGTCGTACTCCTCGCGGAGCGCCCGGACGCCCGCGACGAGCTGACCCGTGTCGCCCGCGCCGCCGTCGAAGCCGATGACGAAGGGGAGTTCCGGAGCCTCGATGGCTCGACAGTCGTCGCCCTCGACCCGGACCGCGCCGCCCGTCGCCGAGCAGAAGGTGTCGGCCCGCGAGGCCTCGCCGTTCTGCACCTCCAGTTCGGCCCGGTAGGCCCGGTCGGCGATCTCCTCGACTGGGAGTTCGACGCCCAGTTCGCGGGTTCCGGCGTCGATGCCGGCCACCGTCACCGCCGCGGACGAACCCAGTCCCGCGCCCAGCGGAATCGCGCTCTCGACAGTGACGTCGAAGCCAGCGTCGGATGCGTCGGCGGCGTCGCGGGCCTGCTCGACCGCCGCGTCGATGTAGCCGATGCCCGCCTGGACCAGCGACTCCGCGACGTCCACGTCGGGCGCGTCGTCGGCGCCGTCGCCGTACTCGACCGTGAACCCGTTGATGCTCAGGTCCTCGGCGTGGACCCGGATGCGGTCGTCGTCGCGCTCCTCGACGGTGACCCGCGCCCGGCGCTCGATGGCGCAGGGCACCGCCGGTTCGCCGTAGACGACCGCGTGTTCCCCGAACAGGTAGACCTTGCCCGGAGCGCTCGAAACGACCATGCAGGAGGATTCCGGACCGGGGGTTAATTCGTTTGCGAAGCCGACTGCGCGGGAGTACCGGTCGCGAGCCCCGACAGCGTGCGGGTCGGTCCCGGAAGGTTGAGTACGTCTGCCTGACAAGACGGCGGTATGCCGGAGCCGCCCGCCACCGAGCGCCGCGAAGTCGTCGAGGAACTGCACGGCGAGGAGCTACGCGACCCCTACCGCTGGCTGGAGGACGACACCGATGAGGTCCGGGAGTGGGTCGACCGCCAGAACGAGTACGCAGACCGGTTCCTCCACGACGGCGCCCGCGACGACCTCGAACCCCGATTCGAGGCGCGCGCGGAGGTGCCGGACTACGGCGTCGTGACGGCCCGCGGCGACCGGTACTTCCAGCGCGTCCGGGAGGCCGAAGTCGACCGGGCGCGACTCGTCGTCCGGACCGACCTCGACGGTGCGCCGACCGTCCTCGCCGACCCCAACGAGTGGGACAGGGGCGAGTCTCTTGACTGGTACCACCCGTCGCCCGACGGGTCGCTGGTCGCCTACGGCGTCGCGGAGGGCGGCGAGGAGAACTACGACGTGACCGTCCTCGACGCCGAGACCGGGGAGACCGTCGACGCGGTCCGGAACTGCGGTCGGGCCGGCCCGCGAGGGATGGCGTGGACCGACGCCGGATTCTACTACGTCACCACCGGATCCGCGGACGAGGGCACCCAGCTCGACAAGGCGATACGGTACCACGACCTCGGCGCGGGCGAGCGCGAGGCGTCGGCCGACCCCGTGCTGACCGACGACGTGGGCGAGCACGTCTGGCCCCAGCTCGAACTCGCCGGCGAGACCCTCGTGGTCGCCTACCACCAGGGGTGGACCCACTCCGACGTGTTCCGGTGGGAGTTCGCGGGGGCCGACCCCGCCGACGGCGAACTCGTCCGCCTCGTGGCCGACGTCGACGCCTCGTTCCGGCCCGAGGTCGACGACGGTACGGTCTACCTGACGACGGACTACGACGCGCCCAACTCCCGCATCGTCGCCGTCGAGCCGAACGCCACCGAGGTCGACCCCGACGACCTCCGCGAGGTAGTCCCCGAGTCCGAGGCGACCCTCGCGGACTTCGCGGTCGCGGGCGACGCGCTGGTCGTCCACCGCCAGCGCGACGCCCACTCGACGCTCTCGATCCGCGACCGCGACGGGAGCCACCGCCACGAGGTCGCCCTCCCGGAGTACGCCGCCGTCGGAGGCCTGACCGGTCACCCCGACGCAGCGGAGTTCTTCGCCCGCGCCC
This window encodes:
- the mvk gene encoding mevalonate kinase; the encoded protein is MVVSSAPGKVYLFGEHAVVYGEPAVPCAIERRARVTVEERDDDRIRVHAEDLSINGFTVEYGDGADDAPDVDVAESLVQAGIGYIDAAVEQARDAADASDAGFDVTVESAIPLGAGLGSSAAVTVAGIDAGTRELGVELPVEEIADRAYRAELEVQNGEASRADTFCSATGGAVRVEGDDCRAIEAPELPFVIGFDGGAGDTGQLVAGVRALREEYDFAADTVESIGDIVRYGEEVLAEGDLAGLGELMNFNHGLLEALGVSSRSLDQMVWAARDAGALGAKLTGAGGGGCIVALDPTDATETALEYTQGCETAFRAGLDTDGVRVEAE
- a CDS encoding isopentenyl phosphate kinase; this encodes MSETTVLKLGGSVITDKDRAEALDGPALDRAADAVADALAGGDISELVVVHGGGSFGHHRASEHGVSKTDGSDDAAAAVEIHGAMKTLNDFVLARLHDRDVPAVPVHPFSAARRDRDANLTLTTEQVETMLGEGFVPVLHGDVVAHESEGVTILSGDEVVTAVADGIDADRVGFCSTVPGVLDDDEDVIPEIRSFDEVAEYLGGSDATDVTGGMAGKVRALLSLGAPATVFGPADLEAFLAGENPGTRIDGR
- a CDS encoding prolyl oligopeptidase family serine peptidase codes for the protein MPEPPATERREVVEELHGEELRDPYRWLEDDTDEVREWVDRQNEYADRFLHDGARDDLEPRFEARAEVPDYGVVTARGDRYFQRVREAEVDRARLVVRTDLDGAPTVLADPNEWDRGESLDWYHPSPDGSLVAYGVAEGGEENYDVTVLDAETGETVDAVRNCGRAGPRGMAWTDAGFYYVTTGSADEGTQLDKAIRYHDLGAGEREASADPVLTDDVGEHVWPQLELAGETLVVAYHQGWTHSDVFRWEFAGADPADGELVRLVADVDASFRPEVDDGTVYLTTDYDAPNSRIVAVEPNATEVDPDDLREVVPESEATLADFAVAGDALVVHRQRDAHSTLSIRDRDGSHRHEVALPEYAAVGGLTGHPDAAEFFARAQTFDRPPWVARGDATTGETTVVHEREPDTDVDLVVDQRFFESADGTEVPAFVVHREGLDRDGENPTVLYGYGGFRVSLTPGYDRFRTAFLEDGGVFVQANLRGGSEYGEEWHRAGMRKNKQNVFDDFHAVAEGLVEADYTRPERLAAAGGSNGGLLVGAAITQRPDLFGAAFCAVPLLDMLRFHEFLLGESWTGEYGSPEDPEAFEYLRAYSPYHNVAEREYPAVLFKTAEGDTRVHPAHARKMTARLQATNAGDEPILLRTETETGHGTGKPTSMAVRERLDRWAFLYEQLGVLEE